In the genome of Arachis hypogaea cultivar Tifrunner chromosome 9, arahy.Tifrunner.gnm2.J5K5, whole genome shotgun sequence, the window GTTGTCAGATTCTTCAGATGATATATGCATTGAAGATTGTTACATAAGCACCGGCGACGATCTGGTTGCCATCAAAAGTGGTTGGGATGAATATGGAATTTCGTTTGGTCGTCCTAGTACAAACATTGTCATCCGTAGGCTCGTTGGGAAAACAACAAGCGCAGGAATCGCTATTGGAAGTGAGATGTCTGGAGGTGTTTCAGATGTTTTTGCAGAGGATATTTACATTTTTGATTCGCATACAGGGATTGGAATAAAGACTGCTCGCGGAAGGGGTGGTTATGTTCGAAATGTCTATATCTCAAAAATGACATTGGATAATGTAGATATTGCTATTAGGCTCAATGGCTTATACAAAGAACATCCTGATGATGATTACAACCCAGATGCTTTGCCTGTAATAGAAAAGATTACTATCAAGGATGTGATAGGAGAAAATATCAAACGCGCAGGCCTTATACAAGGTATAAAAGGTGACAATTTTGTCAACATTTGCCTATCAAATATCACACTTAGTGTGAGCTCAAAAACTCCATGGAACTGCTCGAACGTTGAAGGATACTCGGATTTGCTTTCGCCTGAAGCTTGTGATCCTCTCGAAGAAAGTATATTCCCGGAGCATGTTTCAGATTGTTACAATCCAGAAAATCCATTAAGGAGTTCAAGCACTAGAAATCAAGGTGCTTCCTGGTTGCTGTCTTGGTAACTTCTTGAATTTGAAGCATTATACTTAGAAAAGTTCACTTGGAAACGAATTTTACTCGACATAAGTTGAGTGAAGTTGCTTGAGCTGTTGCTGTTCTCTATCTGCAGAATGATACCGAAAGATGATTGTTTATTTAACTTGTGTGCAGCAACAAATAAGTGATTGATATATAAATTTGATTGATTTCCTGTCAGGAAGAGCTTCTTGGATTCCATTATAAGACTTCAATAAGCTAACCAGTAAAATCTAAGCAGCCTCGTGCCTTTTTACATTGATTTTAAATTAACATAACTACAACCGGTTTGTTTTtaccaaaacacaaaaatatttcgGCCTAAACATAGAAAATTGTTTACCTAAACACAATTTCTT includes:
- the LOC112710621 gene encoding probable polygalacturonase isoform X2, whose translation is MKRPSALVDVFLVLALFSCNSWTTRSSSESCNPNYVEDIRPHSVSITEFGAVGDGITLNTKAFQNAIFYLNSFADKGGAKLFVPAGQWLTGSFDLISHLTLWLDKDAVILGSTNSDDWPIVDSLPSYGRGRELPGGRHKSLIYGNNGTIDGQGSIWWSRFRNKTLDYTRPHLVELMNSSGILISNLTFLNSPFWNIHPVYCSHVTVQNVTIHAPSSSPNTDGINPDSSDDICIEDCYISTGDDLVAIKSGWDEYGISFGRPSTNIVIRRLVGKTTSAGIAIGSEMSGGVSDVFAEDIYIFDSHTGIGIKTARGRGGYVRNVYISKMTLDNVDIAIRLNGLYKEHPDDDYNPDALPVIEKITIKDVIGENIKRAGLIQGIKGDNFVNICLSNITLSVSSKTPWNCSNVEGYSDLLSPEACDPLEESIFPEHVSDCYNPENPLRSSSTRNQGASWLLSW